CTTTTGACGGATGCCCTGTTTACCTTTGACGGGGGAAGGGAAAAGGCCGGGCTTGCGTTGCTTCGGAAAGGAATGGCACTGGGAAGAGAGTGTGGATTCATAAATACGTATACGTTGCGCCCCGACCTTGTGGCCGGTCTCTGCTGCAAGGCGCTTCAAGCCGGAATTGAGACGGAATATGTACAGACCCTTATCAAGAAACGCAACCTTCTTCCCGATGCCGCGCCCCTCGACATCGAAGCCTGGTCCTGGGCCGTAAAGGTGTATACGCTCGGCAGGTTCAGTCTTGTGAAAGAAGGAAGTCCTGTCAGATTTTCAAGAAAAGCCCAGCAACGACCCATTGCGATGCTCAAGGCGCTTATCATGCTGGGTGGAAGAGAAGTGCCTGAGGAAAAATTGACCGATATTCTATGGCCGGAAGCGGAGGCTGATTCATCGCACAAGGCCTTTGCCATTGCCTTGCACCGCCTTCGGCGGCTGTTGGGAATTGAAAAGGCGATATCCCTAAGTAATGGACGGGTGACCCTGGATGCTCGTTACTGCTGGGTCGACATATGGGCCTTCGAGCGCATCCTCGGAAAAGCTGATGATGCATTAAAAAATGATAAAACAGAAAAGGCCATCCAGTCGATAGAGAGGGCTTTAGCCCTGTACCATGGCCCCTGTTGCGCCGACGACTCGGTCCCGATTGCGGAAGACATCCGCGAGCGTTTGAAGAACAAGTTCTTTAAATATGTAAAGCAACTCGGCCGGTTGTATGAGGAACGAGGCGAGTTTGAGAAAGCCATAGATCTCCTTGAGAGGGGCATTGCGACAGACCCATTCGCCGAGGAGCTTTATCAGCGTCTCATGCTGTGCCATCGAAGGCTCGGCCACCGGAATGAGGCATTGGTGGTTTATGATAGACTGAAAAAAACATTCGCCGCCATCCCCGACTTCGAACCATCTCCTGAAACAAAGGAAATTTACAAAGCCCTTACCTCGAAATAAGCCGCTTATTTTCGAATCCGTATCCTATCCGTATCTTTCCGTCTGTTATAATTCAAATTTAGACTGACATTCTCTAAAGTCATTTACTTGAGAGAATGGTTATGTCAGCTTCTATCAGCAGGACTATTGCAGAATGAAGAATCCTTTTAAAGAGAAATATTTATGTTGGGAAAACGACTATCTTTAGTTCTGATAACGCTGTTGTTCTCACTTGCGGTTTCCTACGCACGGGCGGAAATGCGGACGGGCTTAGAGCTTGGGCTCTTTGGCGGGTCAGTAACCGCTAATGCTGGAATACAGCAAAATGTCGACGGCGGTCACAGAATTGCCACTAACATTACGAACGGCAACATCTACGGTTTAAGAGTCGGCGGCAACTTCAATAGTAATTTCGGAATAGAAATAGCGATCGCAGACGCAGGAACTAGGTACAACGCATATCTTTTTGACGCGGGGGGCACCGAAAGATCCTCCGAAGAAAACACCAGCATTGGACTTATCAACATCAATGCGCTGCTACAGTTTCCCATAGGCCGTATAGTTCCCTTTGTGACGGTGGGTACGGGCAAATCAATGTTTATAGATTACAATTTATCAACGACAAACTACGGGGCCGGAGTGAAGATATTCCTTACGCGCAACGTCTTTCTGCGGGCAGATTTTAAAAAATACATCGTGAATGGCGACCACGAACTCGAAGAAATAGTAGACATTAGAAACGGAATCTATTATGTCGTCCCCTACGCGTTCAGTGACCAGATACAGCTCAAAGAAATAAGTTTGGGAATATCGATATTGTTCTAACGAGCGAATTGCAGCCCTGTCGACTTTTGCGTAAGTGGTGCTGTTGCCAACACCGATGGTTCAAATTCAGTACCCGTTGTGGGTGTGACGGTCGCATTGCGTAACATAAGAATTGCATTCTTTCCACAACGCCAAAGGTTCTCTTGATGTTTTCAATAAAAAAACAGAATCTCTTAGTTGCAATTTTAGGTTTTAAATGGAGATAAAAATGCAGACGAGATTAAAGGTATTATTCACTATGCTGTTAATTTTATTTCTTTATGGTTGTGCGTTCGATTTGGCTCATGTCAGGTATAAACCTGCTGCGTACGTTCCTTCACCAGAGGTGCGGAAATCCTTTGTTATTAACGAGAGCATGGAAATAACTGAAGGTACCTGCTATGATCGGACGTTGAGGAAAGGTAAGAAATGGAACCTGACAGGCAGGATAAGTGAAGAGAGAGTTTATCTCGGATTATAAACATTTAGAAGGAGGAATAGAAAGATGCTGATGAAAATAGAATGTCTGATATTAAGGAGATTTGAGATAAAAAGAAATATTTTGCTTGCTGTTGTTTTATTGTTTTCGTTTTCATGTGCCCCGAGCATACCTTACACAGTAAAAGAATCTTTACAGGCGGGTTTCCCGACCCCTTCAAATGATAAGGCAACTGTTGTATTTGTGCGCCCGGATTTTTATGCACTTGACGTGCCTTTTGCTTTATATGATGATGAAAAAATTATTGGAGTGGTAAAAGGCTTAAAAAACTGTACCATTACTCAGGTGTCTGCCGGCAAACATATATTCGCTGTTCTTACACTGCAGAAGACAGGTATTTTAGGCGCTGGGCGTGATAGGTATATGTTTATTGATGCTGAACTTGCTAATGGAAAAATATATTATATTTACGTGCGACCTTATGGTATTTTTTCAGCCGGTTTTTTTTCCGACCTCGAACCAGTTAAGGAGAATAATGAATATTGGAACAAGCTTCCTGAATGGCTCTATGACTGTACCCTCACTGAGATAAACAATGAAACCCATGAATGGGACCTCGAGACTGCAAAAGTTCATAAGAGAGAAAGAGATGAAGATTATAAAGATTGGCTACAGGACAAGGAGAGACAGAGAAAGGCCATAAAGCCCGAAGACGGGCTAACTGCACCTGTAATTCCTAAAAAAAGCCGTGGATGATTATAGGAAAGAGTCCGGAACTTTCATGTCATGTCGGCCCTGAAAAGAGCAAGCGTGAATTGATTAATACGGAAGACCCGATGCATGGCTATCCCAGGCATTGCAGAAGGAGTTTACCGCTCGCGGGGAATGAAGTTGAGGAGCCGTGCTTCACAATGCCATGTCTATTCTGGTGAAGGAAATCGCGTCCAAGATCAACAAATGCTCGCTACATTACTCCGCAAGCGAACAAATGATCAAAGAGATAGAGATTCGTGCGGAGGAGGGGATCGCACGAAACGATGAGGGTGCATGTTTTCCCGTGCTGGAACTCGGGAGTACCGGGAATTCCGTGGTATGAATGCGCTGATGAGGTTCTCTGATGCGGGCGAACGCATAACTCGGGCCTGCGCTATCTTGGCAATATAAACGCTCGGGGCGGAACAGCATGTCGATTTCCTCAAGAAAAAATATGCTCAGTATGAAGAGAACGATAAGTTCATAGCGCTCAATTCCATAGGCGATGTTGGTACACCGGAAGCTATCGATTTTGTCATCAATGCAAAAGAGGACAAACTGTACGAAAATGAACATGGATGCAAATATTGTGTTGATTTGTATCTTGATAGATAAGCAAAAAGAGATGGTATCGCCATCACTTCCCTCGAAGCAGGAGGAATTACAGAATACGGAGGAAAAATGAAGATGAAACGTCTAAGAGGGTGTATAAGCATCATCATTGCCATGGTATTGTTCTTTGCAGCAAACTGTGTTGAGGCCGCTGAGTGGAGATTTCCCGTGGGCTTGACCTACGTTTCAGGTATAGACAACGTTCTAGATGTATACAAAAACAACTTAGAGGTTAAAGGGTATATTGTCGACACGAAACTGTTGACGTCTGTCGGTTTATCGTTTCAGCCCTACGTTCAATTTTCGAGCGGTCTTGGAATCGGATTCACGTTTGGTCCGGCCATGATTGTATCATCAACCGACTCTGATTTCACCGCAATTCCCGCGGGCCTTGATTTGCGCTATACTCCGTTGACCGACTCGTGGGCTTCACCCTATATCCGTGCGGGAATAAAAAAGTACTTTGCGAGCGGAGATTACGTTAAAAGTTCATCACCGGGCTTCTACGGCTCATTCGGTCTGGAGTTTGCCCGAACCAAAAGAGTGGGATGGGGAATCGAGGTGACCTACGATACTGCGGAAATCACCCTGGACAAATACACAAGGCGCACGACGACTTCATATACTTCGACATACACTATTAGCGAGGTAAAAGTGCGGCCTGGTGAAACACAAGCCACTATTTTCATCGTTTTTTGACGTCTCATTCGCGGAGTCCATAGTATTGAAGGATCCGAGAAGGAAATCCTTTACGGGGAGCGGGATGCGAGCTGGAACATGCCGAACGAGCGATATATTTGTCGGTGATTATGAAGACGCGTACTGATGCCCAAGGAGCTTATCGGACTCAAGTAGCACACAATTGAGAATGACGCATCAATAACAGATTCCGCTCCATGTTTACAAAGAGGTTAAATGAAATTGGAAAATCCGGTCTATTTTAATGGAAAGGAGACATGTCGAGGGCGAAAACGAATCTCCCTTTGGACATCGTTACTAAAGCAATTGCAATAATGACCACCGTTTCTCTTTCAATATCATATCAGCCCCACGTCCGATTAACATCATTAGTCGAATTATTCATTCGATTGTGTATAAAACTCATATAGAAAGGAGGTGAAAGAAAATGAAAAAAGCTCTACTGGTCGGTCTTGTGCTCTCTCTGGTTTTTGCTTTTGGTTGCAGTTCCGCGCCGTTGAAACTGCCAACCGAAATGTCGAGCGCGAAATACGAAGTGCTGGGTGAAGGGGAAGGAAGTTCAACCGGAATCATGTTGTTCAATTTGATCCCGATCGGACAGAACGACAGGTTCGTGGACGCGTATCGGAATGCAGTCAAGAGCAAAGGCGGAGATGCGCTGCTGAATCCTGTTATCTCGGAATCCTGGTTCTGGGCGTATTTGCTGAATGGGTATACGACGACAGTCACCGGGACCGTGATCAAATACAGGCAATAGGCATTTCGCTTGGGAGGCCGGAAATAATCTGTACGCGCTCTGAATTAAGCGGGCTGCACCTGCTGCCGACGACAGGCATGCGGCCCGCTTTTTCCTTATTGCTGTCCTCGTATCTCATTGTCACGAACCGCATGATCGATCAAGTGACTAGACCGAAACAGGGGGATCATGCCTGAATCGGTCGAATCATCTATTGAGGAAAACTATCTATGAAGAAATATTTACTTTTTGCGGCAATTTTACTTCTCTGCTCCTCCTAATGCCTAGCAGACCGCACATCATCAAAGATCCCAAAAGAAGGCATGGATCCTGTTTCAGGGGATGAAATAGTGACTGTTGTCTTTGTCAGATCAGGTTTCTATCTGAATCCGCTACCCTTCGCGCTTTACGACGACGAAAAAAAGTCGGCGCTGTTGATAATGCGTAGAAAAAAGTCTTACACGTATATTATTATTCTGCTGTCCCGCCTTCGGTCATCTTCTTCGGATCGAGCAATTTATTTAATTCTTCCTTCGACATCCCCGTCATCTCAGCGGCAACGTCCTTGAGAGCGCGGCCCTCTGCATACGCCTTCTTCGCGATCTGCGCGGCCTTGTCATAGCCGATGACGGGGTTCAGCGCTGTCACGAGTATGGGGTTCTTGTCCACCAAGCCTGCAATACGTTCCTGATTAACAGTGAAGCCTGCTATTGCCTTGTCAGCAAGAAGCCGGGATGCATTCCCGAGCAGGGTGATGGACTGGAGCAGGTTATGGGCGATGACGGGCAGCATGACGTTCAACTCGAAATTGCCATGCTGGTTGGCGATCGTAATGGCGGCATCATTCCCGGTGACCTGGGCGCAGACCATCATCATCATCTCGCACATGACCGGGTTTACCTTGCCGGGCATGATGCTCGACCCGGGCTGGAGCGACGGCAGTGATATCTCGCCGAGCCCCGCGATCGGGCCGCTGTTCATCCAGCGCAGGTCGTTCGCCATCTTCATGAAGGAAGAGGCGGTAGTTTTCAGATGTCCGCTCAGTTCCACGGCCGTGTCCATGGTCGCCTGGGCGGCGAAGTGGTTGTCTGTTTCCACAAAGGGCAGTTTGGTGCGGCCGGCAAGCCTGCCGGCGACGATCTTTCCGAAATCCTTCGGCGCGTTGACGCCGGTGCCCACGGCAGTTCCACCGATCGCGAGCTTTGCAAGGCGGGGCAGCGCGGATTCGATGCGCTCGATACTCTGCCCGACCTGGAAGGCCCATCCGCTGATCTCCTGGCTGAGCTTGATCGGCATTGCATCCATCAGGTGTGTGCGGCCCGTTTTTACGAGGTACCCAAATTCACCCTCACGTTTTTTCAGCATGATATAAAGATGCCTGAGCGAGGGGATGAGCACTTCATGTGTCTGAATGTAGGCGCTCACATGGATCGCGGCGGGGATGACATCATTCGAGGACTGGCCCATGTTCACGTCGTTGTTCGGGTGGACCGGCTTCGCCGAAGGGCCGAGCATCTGCGTGGCGCGATTCGCGATCACCTCGTTGGCGTTCATGTTCGTGGATGTTGCCGAGCCGGTCTGGAAGATATCAAGCGGGAAGTGGTCATCCCATTTGCCGTCCGCAACTTCGAGGGCGGAGAGATGAACGGCATGCGCGACCGTGGGGTCGAGCATGCCCAGTCCCACGTTCACCTCCGCCGCGACCGCCTTGATGAGCCCGAGCGTCCGGATAAAGACGCGGGGGAACCGCATGCCGCTCACGGGGAAGTTTTCCACCGCGCGCTGGGTCTGTGCCCCGTAGAGCGCGTCCACGGGGACCTTTACTTCACCAAGGGAGTCTTTTTCGATGCGGTAGTCAGGCATAGAGTACTTTCCCTCAGACAGGAGAACAGAACGACATTGACCTGGTGCTTATTATACCTGCTCCAATAGATTTTTGCACGGTGATTTTAAAAAAACGGAACATATTAATTTTCAACTTTTTTTATTTAGCGACAGTTTTGTTGACCATCGGGAGAATAGCTTCTATAATAGGAAACAAAGGAGACTATACCATGAAACATCCCATACCCCCTCCCAGTCCGAGCTACAGCATTACGATACGGGTGGAGATCGAGAACAGGATCGGCATGTTCGCGAAAATCGCCACGGCCATCAGCAGCGCCGGCGGCGATATGGGCGCGGTTGACATCGTCGGCGTCGGCAAGGGCACGATCTTCCGCGACATTACCGTGAACGCCCGTAACGAGGAGCACGAGCAGGCGATCGTGAAGGCAATCACGAGCCTGCGCGGCGTGAAGGTCCTCAGATCCCTGGACCGCACATTCACGGCCCATGAGGGCGGGAAGATCGAGATCAGGAACAAGCTCCCCGTGCGCGACCGGAACGATCTGTCCAAAGTCTACACACCGGGCGTCGCGCGGGTCTGCATGGATATCCATCAGCACCGGGAGCACACGTACCGGTACACCATGAAGGGAAATTCCGTCGCCGTGATAAGCGACGGGACCGCGGTCCTTGGTCTGGGCAACATCGGGCCTGAGGCCGGGCTGCCGGTCATGGAAGGCAAGGCCATGATCTTCAAGGAGTTCGCGAACATCAATGCCTTCCCCCTCGTGCTGGCGACCAAAGACGTGGAGGGGATCATCTCCACGGTCAAGAACATCGCGCCGGCCTTCGGCGGCATCAACCTCGAGGACATTTCCGCGCCCCGCTGTTTTGAGATAGAATCCCGGCTCCGGGGTCTGCTCGACATCCCGGTGTTCCATGACGACCAGCACGGCACTGCCGTGGTTGTGCTGGCCGCGCTCATCAATGTCGCGAGGTTGCTCAAGCGCGACCTGAAAAAGTTCAGGATCGTGATCGTCGGCGCGGGAGCCGCCGGTTCGGCGACCGCGAAGATACTCCTGGCCTCGGGGGTGAGGGACATTATCGTGTGTGACAGGGTCGGCGCGCTGTACGCGGGCAGAAAGCCGGATATGGACCCCTATAAAGGCGCGCTGGCGAAATCCACGAACCCGCGAAAAGTGACGGGCAGCATATCCGATGCCATGAAGGGATCGCATGTTTTCATCGGGGTATCGGCTCCCAATGTAATCACCGCGCATGACATCAAGAGAATGGCGAAAGACCCGATCGTATTCGCACTCGCCAATCCCGAGCCCGAGATCTCGCCTGAGGAGGCCATGCCGCTGGTGCGGATCATGGCAACAGGACGGTCGGACTACCCGAACCAGATAAACAATATGCTTTGTTTCCCCGGCATGTTCCGGGGATTGCTCGATGTGCGGGCGCGCGGCGTAAACGAGGCGGTGAAGCTCGCCGCCGCCAAAGCCATCGCCCACACGGTCAAGACCGGGGAGCTGCATGAGGACTATATTATCCCGAGCATTTTCGACCGCACGGTGGTTGCATCCGTGGCAGCTGCCGTGGCCGAGACAGCGAAGAAGACGGGTTTGGCAAGATTATAGTTCAGAGTTCAAGTTCAAAGCTCAAAGTTTAAGAAAAAGTCATGCGTTCGAGTCGTTGTTACCATGAACTATGAACTCTGAACGTTGATCTTTTTCCCAGAGGGAAAACACATGGAAACAAACCACGACCGTATCCACCATGACGAAAGAGAACTTCGCAGTCTCGCCATGACCGAATTGCAGACCGTCTACGCCGACCTCGGTCTCAAGCAGGAGGAACTCGACCTTCTGTCCACGCCCCGGCGGTCCTTTACGGTGAGCTTTCCCGTGAAGATGACCACGGGCAGGACCCAGATGCATACGGGTTATCGCGTGCAGTACAATGATGCGCGCGGCCCTGCCAAGGGAGGCATTCGCTTTCATCCCGGGATGGACGAAGAGCATGCGAGCGAACTGGCCCTCCTCATGGCGCTCAAGTGCGCGGTGGTGAACATCCCCTTCGGAGGGGCAAAGGGGGGTGTTGCGGTCAATCCCATGGAACTTTCGAAGCGCGATCTCGAACTGGTTACGCGCGGGTATATCCGGGCCATCGCGGACCACATTGGGCCGTTCAAGGATATCCCCGCGCCCGACGTGTACACCGATGAGCAGATCATGGCGTGGGTACTTGACGAGTATGAGCGGATCAAGCGTGAGCACGTTCCCGCCGTGGTCACGGGAAAACCCCCTGCGCTGGGCGGCATCAGGGCGCGAAGGTACTCGACCGCGCTGGGCGGCGTCCATGTGCTTGAGCAGGCCATGAAGGAAAAGGGCATGAAAGCGCACGGGAGCCGTGTTGCGGTCCAAGGGTTCGGCAACGTGGGCGGGAATGCCGCACGCATGCTCCATTACTGGGGCTACACGGTCGTGGCCGTGAGCGACGCGACCGGAGCCATCATGGACCCGGGGGGGATCGATGTCCCTTCGCTCAGACATCACAAGGCCAAGACCGGCAGCGTCGCCGGCTTCGAAGGCGCAAGAACCATTTCCCCTGCAGAGCTTCTTGCCATTGACTGTGAGATCCTGATACCAGCGGCTCTCTCGAACCAGCTCGACGCGAATAATGCCCATGACGTGAAGGCAAAGATCGTCCTCGAGCTCGCGAACGCGCCGCTCACCGCGCAAGCCGATGAAATTCTCTTCAACAGGGACATTCTGGTCATCCCCGATATTCTCGCCAACGCAGGCGGCGTCGTGGTGAGCTATTTCGAATGGAGTCAGAATTTAAGCAACGAGACCTGGCCGGAAGAAAAAGTACTTGAACGGCTGAAGCTGATCATGACCGCGGCGTTCAACGACGTCAATGACCACTGCCGCGAAGCAAAGTGCCGGATGCGGAAGGCCGCCTACGAGTTGGCGGTGAAACGGATCTTGACCGTGGAAAAACTGCGCGGTAATCTGTAAAGCGCGGTTCTTCCGGTTTCAGACGCGGGAGAATGAACGGGGTGAGGGGCCTGTTCAAGAGCAAATAATCGCGACAGGCAGGACGCTTCTATATGTGGTTCCGGAGCATCAGCTCCAGTGGATGGGGGTTCAGGTAGACCTGCTGGTTAAGGTACTCGACGTTGTACTTGCGGACATGGTGCTGCAGCAGGGTGATCGGAACGATGAGCGGCACCAGTTCCCGGTGGTAGTTCGTGATGACGTCCTGCAGTTCCTTCTTCTCATCTGCTGAGAGCTTATCCTTGAAGTAACCGGCCATGTGCTGCAGCACGTTGGTGTTCTTCTTTACCGTGGCCAGGAACCTGAGGCCTTCAAACAGCATTTCCCGATAGCGCGTGTGCAGTTTTTCTTTGCGGAACGTTTTCCCCGCGGCGACCAGCTTCCCCAGTTCGGTGTAATGCTTCAGGCTGTGGGACATCAGCAGGAGCTTGTGTGCCGTGTGAAATGAGACCAGCCCCCTGAGAGATCCGTCCGCCTTGACATATTCCTGCCAGCGTCGATAGACGAAGATCCGTTCGATGAAGTTCTCCCGGATCCCGGGATCATGCAGCCTGCCCTCATCTTCCACGGGGAGGAGGGGAAACTTCTCCATGAACGCTTTGGCGAAGAGCCCGGAGCCAATGGCGTTCGGGATGCCTGCCTCAGTGTAGATCTTGACCCCGCGCATGCCCGAGCTGGGCGACCGGCTCTTGAACACAAAGCCGCAGAGGCCCGTTTTTTCCAGCTCCGCGACTTTTTTCTTTGCCCAGATTTTCATGCGCGCCGAGTGGTCCACGTTGGTCAGGATCGTGATGAGCCGGGGCTTCTCCGGGTCGCCCACCAAGTGCATGGCCTCGCGCGGGATCGGCAGGCCGCATTCAACCTCGGGGCATACCGGCACCCATTCCACATACTGGCCGAGGGTATCGGACAGGAAATGGTCGAGCTTGTGGCCGCCGTCATAGCGGACCGGATTGCCGAGCAGACAGGAACTGATGCCGAGTTTTATCTTTTCCCTATTCATGTTTTCCACAATTTGATAAAACAAGCTAACGTCTTTGACACCGATAATGTCGGATAAAATCCATGAAAAAGCATGCTACTGCATACTCAGGGTAAAAGCGCTTAACGTT
This genomic window from Nitrospirota bacterium contains:
- a CDS encoding outer membrane beta-barrel protein, with the protein product MLGKRLSLVLITLLFSLAVSYARAEMRTGLELGLFGGSVTANAGIQQNVDGGHRIATNITNGNIYGLRVGGNFNSNFGIEIAIADAGTRYNAYLFDAGGTERSSEENTSIGLININALLQFPIGRIVPFVTVGTGKSMFIDYNLSTTNYGAGVKIFLTRNVFLRADFKKYIVNGDHELEEIVDIRNGIYYVVPYAFSDQIQLKEISLGISILF
- a CDS encoding porin family protein, which translates into the protein MKMKRLRGCISIIIAMVLFFAANCVEAAEWRFPVGLTYVSGIDNVLDVYKNNLEVKGYIVDTKLLTSVGLSFQPYVQFSSGLGIGFTFGPAMIVSSTDSDFTAIPAGLDLRYTPLTDSWASPYIRAGIKKYFASGDYVKSSSPGFYGSFGLEFARTKRVGWGIEVTYDTAEITLDKYTRRTTTSYTSTYTISEVKVRPGETQATIFIVF
- a CDS encoding class II fumarate hydratase, which encodes MPDYRIEKDSLGEVKVPVDALYGAQTQRAVENFPVSGMRFPRVFIRTLGLIKAVAAEVNVGLGMLDPTVAHAVHLSALEVADGKWDDHFPLDIFQTGSATSTNMNANEVIANRATQMLGPSAKPVHPNNDVNMGQSSNDVIPAAIHVSAYIQTHEVLIPSLRHLYIMLKKREGEFGYLVKTGRTHLMDAMPIKLSQEISGWAFQVGQSIERIESALPRLAKLAIGGTAVGTGVNAPKDFGKIVAGRLAGRTKLPFVETDNHFAAQATMDTAVELSGHLKTTASSFMKMANDLRWMNSGPIAGLGEISLPSLQPGSSIMPGKVNPVMCEMMMMVCAQVTGNDAAITIANQHGNFELNVMLPVIAHNLLQSITLLGNASRLLADKAIAGFTVNQERIAGLVDKNPILVTALNPVIGYDKAAQIAKKAYAEGRALKDVAAEMTGMSKEELNKLLDPKKMTEGGTAE
- a CDS encoding NAD-dependent malic enzyme; protein product: MKHPIPPPSPSYSITIRVEIENRIGMFAKIATAISSAGGDMGAVDIVGVGKGTIFRDITVNARNEEHEQAIVKAITSLRGVKVLRSLDRTFTAHEGGKIEIRNKLPVRDRNDLSKVYTPGVARVCMDIHQHREHTYRYTMKGNSVAVISDGTAVLGLGNIGPEAGLPVMEGKAMIFKEFANINAFPLVLATKDVEGIISTVKNIAPAFGGINLEDISAPRCFEIESRLRGLLDIPVFHDDQHGTAVVVLAALINVARLLKRDLKKFRIVIVGAGAAGSATAKILLASGVRDIIVCDRVGALYAGRKPDMDPYKGALAKSTNPRKVTGSISDAMKGSHVFIGVSAPNVITAHDIKRMAKDPIVFALANPEPEISPEEAMPLVRIMATGRSDYPNQINNMLCFPGMFRGLLDVRARGVNEAVKLAAAKAIAHTVKTGELHEDYIIPSIFDRTVVASVAAAVAETAKKTGLARL
- a CDS encoding Glu/Leu/Phe/Val dehydrogenase, with translation METNHDRIHHDERELRSLAMTELQTVYADLGLKQEELDLLSTPRRSFTVSFPVKMTTGRTQMHTGYRVQYNDARGPAKGGIRFHPGMDEEHASELALLMALKCAVVNIPFGGAKGGVAVNPMELSKRDLELVTRGYIRAIADHIGPFKDIPAPDVYTDEQIMAWVLDEYERIKREHVPAVVTGKPPALGGIRARRYSTALGGVHVLEQAMKEKGMKAHGSRVAVQGFGNVGGNAARMLHYWGYTVVAVSDATGAIMDPGGIDVPSLRHHKAKTGSVAGFEGARTISPAELLAIDCEILIPAALSNQLDANNAHDVKAKIVLELANAPLTAQADEILFNRDILVIPDILANAGGVVVSYFEWSQNLSNETWPEEKVLERLKLIMTAAFNDVNDHCREAKCRMRKAAYELAVKRILTVEKLRGNL
- a CDS encoding DUF523 and DUF1722 domain-containing protein gives rise to the protein MNREKIKLGISSCLLGNPVRYDGGHKLDHFLSDTLGQYVEWVPVCPEVECGLPIPREAMHLVGDPEKPRLITILTNVDHSARMKIWAKKKVAELEKTGLCGFVFKSRSPSSGMRGVKIYTEAGIPNAIGSGLFAKAFMEKFPLLPVEDEGRLHDPGIRENFIERIFVYRRWQEYVKADGSLRGLVSFHTAHKLLLMSHSLKHYTELGKLVAAGKTFRKEKLHTRYREMLFEGLRFLATVKKNTNVLQHMAGYFKDKLSADEKKELQDVITNYHRELVPLIVPITLLQHHVRKYNVEYLNQQVYLNPHPLELMLRNHI